In the genome of Bacteroidia bacterium, one region contains:
- a CDS encoding Plug and carboxypeptidase regulatory-like domain-containing protein, with protein MRIFLLSVYLFLLVTYSFTQSSLEGKITDINNKPIPGVSVYLQDSLNFATTSDTNGYYKLILPPGTHWIVYKLTGKKTELYQAILRKAEKQVKNMVMVDEAIHTGTVQVKSQSNDNFDLKTKDIEVMPIPAGGIEKMLRYLPGVVSNNEFSSQYSVRGGNFDENLIYVNDIEVYRPFMIRSGQQEGLGFVNPDLTESIYFSTGGFESKYGDKMSSVLAVEYKKPEKLAGSVQLGVLGANIHVENRTKNEKLSYLLGVRYASTRYLLNSLDTKGNYQPTFTDIQSWIEYKPAQKFSLGMLNTYARNNYQFYPTNRETTFGTIKNVLRLFVAFEGQEFARYSTFLNGIVGTYKPNFNWTHKWIVSTYFSKESEVFDVEGGYRLCDVNANLGNEGFNECIFNRGIGTYYQHARNFLNVQVIAGDYKAAWVDDSVRHKVEFGTRAEQNLIFDTLKEWNAVDSADFVSMGEYLKTNITLQTVRWQGYAQYKRFWRDRTTQQNVVQVCVGARTNYWSYNHQLLFSPRVQFTYTPQHWKRIKKTGDTIPVGIEFRVATGLYQQPPFYRELRNRSGVLNPQIRAQTSIHYIAGTTYNLKIWNRPFKIMAEAYYKQLFNLIPYDIENVRIRYFAQNNARGYATGFDFRINGEFVRTVESWFSLSIMQTKEDIQGDKDIQGNERGYILRPTNQTVTAQIVFQDYLPKNPTIKANLALIYGSGLPFGPPNNPAFRSIFTMPAYRRVDVGISKLISYDDTRKVKSIWIGLEVFNVFQIANTVSYIWIEDVFGTQFGVPNYLSQRLLNLRVQVKF; from the coding sequence CAACTTCAGACACAAATGGATATTACAAACTTATTTTACCCCCAGGTACGCATTGGATTGTCTATAAACTTACAGGTAAAAAAACTGAACTTTACCAAGCTATACTGCGCAAAGCAGAGAAGCAAGTAAAAAACATGGTAATGGTAGATGAAGCGATTCACACAGGTACAGTCCAAGTCAAGTCTCAAAGTAATGATAATTTTGACCTTAAAACCAAAGATATTGAGGTTATGCCTATTCCTGCGGGAGGAATAGAAAAGATGTTAAGGTACTTACCAGGCGTAGTTAGTAATAACGAATTTAGCTCACAATACTCTGTACGCGGGGGCAATTTTGATGAAAATCTCATTTATGTCAATGACATAGAAGTTTACAGACCTTTTATGATACGCAGCGGGCAACAGGAAGGATTAGGCTTCGTCAACCCTGACCTTACAGAAAGTATTTATTTCAGTACGGGCGGCTTTGAAAGTAAATATGGCGATAAAATGTCTTCTGTATTAGCCGTAGAATATAAAAAACCTGAAAAATTAGCAGGTTCAGTCCAATTAGGCGTGTTAGGTGCAAATATCCACGTAGAAAACAGAACTAAAAACGAAAAATTATCATATCTTTTAGGTGTACGTTATGCTAGCACTCGGTATTTGCTCAACTCTCTGGATACCAAAGGAAACTACCAACCTACTTTTACCGATATCCAATCGTGGATAGAATACAAACCTGCACAAAAATTCTCCTTAGGCATGCTCAATACGTATGCACGCAATAATTATCAATTTTATCCCACTAACCGAGAAACTACTTTTGGCACAATAAAAAATGTACTGCGTTTATTCGTAGCTTTTGAAGGACAAGAATTTGCCCGATATAGCACTTTTCTTAACGGAATAGTAGGCACTTACAAACCTAACTTTAATTGGACACATAAATGGATTGTCAGCACTTATTTTTCCAAAGAAAGTGAAGTTTTTGATGTAGAAGGGGGATACAGACTTTGTGATGTTAATGCAAACTTAGGTAATGAAGGATTCAATGAATGCATATTTAATCGTGGAATTGGTACGTACTACCAGCATGCGCGGAATTTTTTAAATGTTCAGGTTATAGCAGGGGACTATAAAGCAGCATGGGTCGATGATAGTGTAAGACACAAAGTAGAATTCGGTACGCGTGCTGAGCAAAACCTCATTTTTGATACTTTGAAAGAGTGGAACGCCGTAGACTCGGCAGATTTTGTTAGTATGGGGGAATATCTTAAAACAAACATTACCCTTCAAACTGTGCGATGGCAGGGGTATGCTCAATATAAGCGTTTTTGGAGAGATAGGACTACACAACAAAATGTAGTTCAAGTTTGTGTAGGTGCAAGGACTAACTATTGGAGTTACAACCATCAGCTTTTGTTTAGTCCAAGAGTGCAGTTTACTTATACGCCGCAGCATTGGAAACGCATCAAAAAAACAGGGGATACCATTCCTGTGGGGATAGAGTTCAGAGTTGCTACGGGCTTATATCAGCAGCCCCCTTTTTACAGAGAACTGCGCAATCGTTCAGGAGTGCTTAACCCTCAAATTCGGGCGCAAACTTCTATACACTACATTGCAGGAACTACCTATAACCTCAAAATTTGGAATAGACCCTTCAAAATTATGGCTGAAGCTTATTACAAACAGCTCTTTAACCTTATTCCGTATGATATTGAAAACGTTCGTATTCGCTATTTTGCACAAAATAATGCTCGCGGGTATGCCACAGGTTTTGATTTTCGTATCAATGGAGAATTTGTGCGAACCGTAGAAAGTTGGTTTTCGCTTAGTATTATGCAAACTAAGGAAGACATTCAAGGGGATAAAGATATTCAAGGCAATGAACGTGGGTACATCCTTCGCCCTACTAATCAAACCGTAACGGCACAGATTGTTTTTCAGGATTATTTACCTAAAAATCCTACTATAAAAGCCAATTTAGCTTTGATATATGGCTCAGGTTTGCCTTTTGGACCGCCGAATAATCCTGCTTTTAGAAGCATTTTTACCATGCCTGCTTATCGGAGAGTGGATGTAGGTATCAGCAAACTGATTTCTTATGATGACACACGCAAGGTAAAGTCCATTTGGATAGGGTTGGAAGTGTTTAATGTTTTTCAAATTGCTAATACTGTTTCTTACATTTGGATTGAGGACGTATTTGGAACGCAGTTTGGCGTGCCTAATTATTTAAGTCAGCGGTTATTAAATTTGCGTGTGCAAGTTAAGTTTTGA
- a CDS encoding restriction endonuclease encodes MNYWTALSIEYANQKSYLDDLFQVYPTIPEGIREIEQENWSRIELAFKSQDNVALIKELLNLDLFPIKDSYVAFLKRDIGSIERNPKTVNRICGRLYEMGLEKIFEKCTEPKETNRQIGPLFRRWLNKKALGIQPVSLKKFISSEEDAILDGSDYELAEFSRKVLNYNREKGLDFVARFNKKYIIGEAKFLTDFGGHQNAQFEDAIKTLETPDVKAIKIAILDGVLYIKGNHKMYRDLTTKYKEYNIMSALLLRDFLYQV; translated from the coding sequence ATGAATTATTGGACTGCATTAAGTATTGAGTACGCAAATCAAAAATCTTACTTAGATGACTTATTTCAGGTTTACCCTACTATTCCCGAAGGAATCAGAGAAATTGAGCAAGAAAATTGGAGTAGAATAGAGTTGGCTTTCAAAAGTCAGGACAACGTAGCACTCATTAAGGAACTTCTAAATTTGGACTTATTTCCTATAAAAGATAGCTATGTGGCTTTTCTTAAACGAGATATTGGGTCAATAGAACGAAATCCTAAAACCGTAAATAGAATTTGTGGTCGGTTATATGAAATGGGGCTCGAGAAAATCTTTGAAAAGTGTACTGAACCAAAAGAAACTAATCGGCAAATTGGACCACTTTTTCGTAGATGGCTAAATAAAAAGGCATTAGGGATACAACCTGTAAGTTTGAAAAAATTCATAAGTTCAGAAGAGGACGCAATCTTAGATGGTAGTGATTATGAATTAGCTGAATTTAGTAGAAAGGTTTTGAATTACAATAGAGAAAAAGGGCTTGATTTTGTAGCAAGGTTTAACAAAAAGTATATCATAGGTGAAGCTAAATTTCTTACAGATTTTGGAGGGCATCAAAATGCACAGTTTGAAGATGCTATTAAAACCTTAGAAACGCCAGATGTTAAAGCCATTAAAATTGCAATTCTTGACGGAGTATTGTACATAAAGGGAAACCACAAAATGTACCGAGATTTAACCACTAAATACAAAGAATACAATATCATGAGTGCCTTATTATTGCGTGATTTTTTGTATCAAGTTTGA